Proteins from a single region of Strix aluco isolate bStrAlu1 chromosome 5, bStrAlu1.hap1, whole genome shotgun sequence:
- the CRY1 gene encoding cryptochrome-1 isoform X2 — translation MEPLEMPVETITPEVMEKCTTPVSDDHDEKYGVPSLEELGFDTDGLPSAVWPGGETEALTRLERHLERKAWVANFERPRMNANSLLASPTGLSPYLRFGCLSCRLFYFKLTDLYKKVKKNSSPPLSLYGQLLWREFFYTAATNNPRFDKMEGNPICVQIPWDKNPEALAKWAEGRTGFPWIDAIMTQLRQEGWIHHLARHAVACFLTRGDLWISWEEGMKVFEELLLDADWSVNAGSWMWLSCSSFFQQFFHCYCPVGFGRRTDPNGDYIRRYLPVLRGFPAKYIYDPWNAPESIQKAAKCIIGVNYPKPMVNHAEASRLNIERMKQIYQQLSRYRGLGLLATVPSNPNGNGNGGLMGYSPGESISGCGSTGAQLGAGDGHTVVQPCALGETHTGASGIQQQGYCQASSILHYAHGDNQQSHLLQAGRTALGTGISAGKRPNPEEETQSVSGPKVQRQSTN, via the exons ATGGAACCACTGGAGATGCCAGTGGAGACTATAACCCCAGAAGTAATGGAAAAATGTACTACTCCAGTTTCTGATGACCATGACGAGAAATATGGTGTCCCATCACTTGAAGAGCTCG gttttgacACAGATGGTCTTCCTTCTGCAGTATGGCCAGGGGGAGAAACAGAAGCTCTCACACGATTGGAAAGACATTTAGAACGAAAG gCTTGGGTAGCAAACTTTGAAAGACCACGAATGAATGCAAATTCCCTTCTGGCAAGCCCTACAGGGCTTAGTCCCTACCTCCGCTTTGGCTGTTTGTCATGTCGTCTCTTTTATTTCAAGTTAACGGATCTGTACAAAAAG GTAAAAAAGAAcagctcccctcccctctccctctatGGCCAGCTGTTATGGCGTGAATTTTTCTACACAGCGGCGACTAACAATCCACGGTTTGATAAAATGGAGGGGAATCCTATCTGTGTTCAAATTCCATGGGATAAGAATCCTGAGGCTTTGGCCAAATGGGCAGAAGGCAGGACAGGTTTTCCCTGGATTGATGCAATTATGACGCAGCTTCGTCAAGAAGGTTGGATTCACCATTTAGCCCGGCATGCTGTAGCATGCTTTTTGACTCGAGGTGACCTCTGGATTAGCTGGGAAGAAGGAATGAAG GTCTTTGAAGAGCTCTTACTTGATGCAGATTGGAGTGTGAATGCTGGAAGCTGGATGTGGCTATCCTGTAGTTccttctttcagcagttttttcACTGCTACTGTCCAGTGGGTTTTGGCAGAAGAACTGACCCAAATGGGGATTATATCAG acgcTATTTGCCAGTGCTTAGAGGTTTCCCTGCAAAATACATCTATGATCCTTGGAATGCCCCGGAGAGCATCCAGAAGGCTGCAAAATGTATTATAGGAGTTAATTATCCCAAACCAATGGTAAATCATGCAGAGGCAAGCCGTCTGAATATCGAGAGGATGAAACAAATCTACCAGCAGCTTTCACGATACAGAGGACTGG GTCTTCTTGCAACAGTGCCTTCTAAtccaaatggaaatggaaatggtgGCCTAATGGGCTATTCACCAGGAGAAAGCATTTCTGGTTGTGGTAGTACAG GAGCTCAGCTGGGAGCTGGTGATGGTCATACAGTTGTTCAGCCATGTGCCCTGGGAGAGACTCATACAGGAGCAAGTGGAATTCAGCAGCAAG GTTACTGTCAAGCAAGTAGTATCTTACACTATGCTCATGGAGACAATCAGCAATCACACTTACTGCAAGCAG GAAGAACAGCCCTTGGTACTGGCATTAGTGCAGGGAAACGCCCAAATCCAGAAGAAGAAACTCAGAGCGTTTCTGGACCAAAAGTCCAGCGACAGAGCACAAATTAA
- the CRY1 gene encoding cryptochrome-1 isoform X1, producing MGVNAVHWFRKGLRLHDNPALRECIQGADTVRCVYILDPWFAGSSNVGINRWRFLLQCLEDLDANLRKLNSRLFVIRGQPADVFPRLFKEWNIAKLSIEYDSEPFGKERDAAIKKLASEAGVEVIVRISHTLYDLDKIIELNGGQPPLTYKRFQTLISRMEPLEMPVETITPEVMEKCTTPVSDDHDEKYGVPSLEELGFDTDGLPSAVWPGGETEALTRLERHLERKAWVANFERPRMNANSLLASPTGLSPYLRFGCLSCRLFYFKLTDLYKKVKKNSSPPLSLYGQLLWREFFYTAATNNPRFDKMEGNPICVQIPWDKNPEALAKWAEGRTGFPWIDAIMTQLRQEGWIHHLARHAVACFLTRGDLWISWEEGMKVFEELLLDADWSVNAGSWMWLSCSSFFQQFFHCYCPVGFGRRTDPNGDYIRRYLPVLRGFPAKYIYDPWNAPESIQKAAKCIIGVNYPKPMVNHAEASRLNIERMKQIYQQLSRYRGLGLLATVPSNPNGNGNGGLMGYSPGESISGCGSTGAQLGAGDGHTVVQPCALGETHTGASGIQQQGYCQASSILHYAHGDNQQSHLLQAGRTALGTGISAGKRPNPEEETQSVSGPKVQRQSTN from the exons ATTCCTGCTTCAGTGTCTTGAGGATCTTGATGCCAATCTACGGAAACTGAATTCACGTTTGTTTGTTATTCGTGGACAGCCAGCAGATGTTTTCCCCAGACTTTTTAAG GAATGGAACATTGCAAAACTTTCTATTGAATATGATTCTGAACcatttggaaaggaaagagaTGCAGCGATTAAGAAGCTGGCTAGTGAAGCTGGAGTGGAGGTCATCGTTCGAATTTCCCATACATTATATGACCTAGACAA AATCATAGAATTAAATGGAGGACAGCCTCCTCTTACTTACAAACGATTCCAGACCCTAATTAGTAGAATGGAACCACTGGAGATGCCAGTGGAGACTATAACCCCAGAAGTAATGGAAAAATGTACTACTCCAGTTTCTGATGACCATGACGAGAAATATGGTGTCCCATCACTTGAAGAGCTCG gttttgacACAGATGGTCTTCCTTCTGCAGTATGGCCAGGGGGAGAAACAGAAGCTCTCACACGATTGGAAAGACATTTAGAACGAAAG gCTTGGGTAGCAAACTTTGAAAGACCACGAATGAATGCAAATTCCCTTCTGGCAAGCCCTACAGGGCTTAGTCCCTACCTCCGCTTTGGCTGTTTGTCATGTCGTCTCTTTTATTTCAAGTTAACGGATCTGTACAAAAAG GTAAAAAAGAAcagctcccctcccctctccctctatGGCCAGCTGTTATGGCGTGAATTTTTCTACACAGCGGCGACTAACAATCCACGGTTTGATAAAATGGAGGGGAATCCTATCTGTGTTCAAATTCCATGGGATAAGAATCCTGAGGCTTTGGCCAAATGGGCAGAAGGCAGGACAGGTTTTCCCTGGATTGATGCAATTATGACGCAGCTTCGTCAAGAAGGTTGGATTCACCATTTAGCCCGGCATGCTGTAGCATGCTTTTTGACTCGAGGTGACCTCTGGATTAGCTGGGAAGAAGGAATGAAG GTCTTTGAAGAGCTCTTACTTGATGCAGATTGGAGTGTGAATGCTGGAAGCTGGATGTGGCTATCCTGTAGTTccttctttcagcagttttttcACTGCTACTGTCCAGTGGGTTTTGGCAGAAGAACTGACCCAAATGGGGATTATATCAG acgcTATTTGCCAGTGCTTAGAGGTTTCCCTGCAAAATACATCTATGATCCTTGGAATGCCCCGGAGAGCATCCAGAAGGCTGCAAAATGTATTATAGGAGTTAATTATCCCAAACCAATGGTAAATCATGCAGAGGCAAGCCGTCTGAATATCGAGAGGATGAAACAAATCTACCAGCAGCTTTCACGATACAGAGGACTGG GTCTTCTTGCAACAGTGCCTTCTAAtccaaatggaaatggaaatggtgGCCTAATGGGCTATTCACCAGGAGAAAGCATTTCTGGTTGTGGTAGTACAG GAGCTCAGCTGGGAGCTGGTGATGGTCATACAGTTGTTCAGCCATGTGCCCTGGGAGAGACTCATACAGGAGCAAGTGGAATTCAGCAGCAAG GTTACTGTCAAGCAAGTAGTATCTTACACTATGCTCATGGAGACAATCAGCAATCACACTTACTGCAAGCAG GAAGAACAGCCCTTGGTACTGGCATTAGTGCAGGGAAACGCCCAAATCCAGAAGAAGAAACTCAGAGCGTTTCTGGACCAAAAGTCCAGCGACAGAGCACAAATTAA